From a single Vitis vinifera cultivar Pinot Noir 40024 chromosome 18, ASM3070453v1 genomic region:
- the LOC100267723 gene encoding purine permease 1 produces the protein MEVEAQLSSNTRKALLVLSCVILSIGHCGGPLVMRLYFVRGGERIWFSSWLETAGWPLILVPLIITYMHRRTKQGSHAKLFFMKPPLFVASAVIGVLTALDDYLYAYGVAKLPVSTIALIIASQLAFTAAFAFLLVKQKFTSYSVNAIFLLSIGAGVLALHTSSDRPANESNKEYYLGFFMTLAAAALYGFILPLVELTYKKAKQAITYSLVMEIQMVMCFFATFFCTVGMLVNNDFQAIPREAKEYELGEAKYYLVVVWNGIMWQCFYLGAIGVIFCASSLVAGIVLAVLLPVTEILAVIFFHDKFQAEKGVSLALSLWGFVSYFYGEIKDSKKKKNPTPETELPQTVNP, from the exons ATGGAGGTTGAAGCTCAGCTGAGCAGCAACACGAGGAAGGCTCTGCTGGTTCTGAGTTGTGTGATTCTCTCAATTGGACACTGCGGTGGTCCCTTGGTGATGCGCCTATACTTCGTCCGTGGCGGCGAGAGGATATGGTTTTCCAGTTGGTTGGAAACGGCTGGGTGGCCCTTGATCCTAGTCCCTCTCATCATCACTTACATGCACCGCCGAACTAAGCAAGGCTCCCATGCCAAGCTCTTCTTCATGAAACCTCCTCTGTTCGTAGCCTCCGCTGTTATCGGTGTCCTCACCGCCCTCGATGACTACCTCTACGCTTATGGCGTAGCAAAACTGCCCGTTTCAACAATTGCTCTCATCATCGCAAGCCAGCTCGCTTTCACAGCAGCCTTCGCATTCCTCTTAGTGAAACAAAAGTTCACCTCATACTCCGTAAATGCCATATTTCTCTTGAGTATTGGTGCTGGTGTCTTGGCTCTACACACTAGCTCCGACCGCCCTGCTAATGAGTCCAACAAAGAATATTACCTCGGGTTTTTCATGACACTTGCAGCTGCAGCGCTCTATGGTTTCATTCTCCCCCTGGTTGAATTAACATACAAGAAAGCAAAGCAGGCAATAACCTACTCACTGGTCATGGAGATTCAAATGGTGATGTGCTTCTTCGCCACCTTCTTTTGCACAGTGGGGATGCTGGTTAATAATGACTTTCAG GCAATTCCCAGAGAGGCAAAAGAATACGAGCTTGGAGAAGCTAAATATTATCTGGTGGTGGTATGGAATGGGATCATGTGGCAGTGCTTCTACTTAGGAGCAATAGGAGTCATCTTTTGCGCTTCATCTTTGGTAGCCGGTATTGTGCTTGCTGTCCTACTCCCCGTGACTGAGATCTTGGCTGTTATTTTCTTCCACGACAAATTTCAAGCAGAGAAGGGGGTTTCACTTGCTCTCTCTCTTTGGGGTTTTGTTTCATACTTCTACGGCGAGATAAAGGATagcaagaaaaagaagaatccCACTCCGGAGACGGAGCTGCCTCAAACAGTCAATCCATGA
- the LOC100245407 gene encoding purine permease 1: protein MEAQLSSNMRKALLVLNCVILSIGNCGGPMVMRLYFVRGGERIWFSSWLETAGWPLILVPLIITYIHRRTKQGSHAKLFFMKPPLFVASAVIGVLTGFDDYLYAYGVAKLPVSTSALIIASQLAFTAAFAFLLVKQKFTSYSVNAIFLLSIGAGVLALHTSSDRPANESNKEYYLGFVMTLAAAALYGFILPLVELTYKKAKQAITYSLVMEIQMVMCFFATVFCTVGMLVNNDFQAISREAKEYELGEAKYYLVVVWNGIIWQCFFLGAIGVIFSASSLVCGIVIAVLLPVTEILAVIFFQEKFQAEKGVSLALSLWGFVSYFYGEIKDSKKKKNPTPETELPQTVNP from the exons ATGGAAGCTCAGCTGAGCAGCAACATGAGGAAGGCTCTGCTGGTTCTGAATTGTGTCATTCTCTCAATTGGAAACTGCGGTGGTCCCATGGTGATGCGCCTGTATTTCGTCCGTGGCGGCGAGAGAATATGGTTTTCCAGTTGGTTGGAAACGGCTGGGTGGCCCTTGATCCTAGTCCCTCTCATCATCACTTACATCCACCGCCGAACCAAGCAAGGCTCCCATGCCAAGCTCTTCTTCATGAAACCTCCTCTGTTCGTGGCCTCCGCTGTTATCGGTGTCCTCACCGGCTTCGATGACTACCTCTACGCCTATGGCGTAGCAAAACTGCCCGTTTCAACATCTGCTCTCATTATCGCAAGCCAGCTCGCTTTCACAGCAGCCTTCGCGTTCCTCTTGGTGAAACAAAAGTTCACCTCATACTCCGTAAATGCCATATTTCTGTTGAGTATCGGTGCCGGTGTCTTGGCTTTACACACTAGCTCCGACCGCCCTGCTAATGAGTCCAACAAAGAATATTACCTCGGGTTTGTCATGACACTTGCAGCTGCAGCGCTCTATGGTTTCATTCTCCCCTTGGTTGAATTAACCTACAAGAAAGCAAAGCAGGCAATAACCTACTCACTGGTCATGGAGATTCAAATGGTGATGTGCTTCTTCGCCACCGTCTTTTGCACAGTGGGGATGCTGGTTAATAATGACTTTCAG GCAATTTCCAGAGAAGCAAAAGAATACGAGCTTGGAGAAGCTAAATATTATCTGGTGGTGGTATGGAATGGGATCATATGGCAGTGTTTCTTCTTAGGAGCAATAGGAGTCATCTTTAGCGCTTCATCTTTGGTATGCGGTATTGTGATTGCTGTCCTACTCCCCGTGACAGAGATCTTGGCTGTTATTttcttccaagaaaaatttcaaGCAGAGAAGGGGGTTTCACTGGCTCTCTCTCTGTGGGGCTTTGTTTCCTACTTCTACGGCGAGATAAAGGATagcaagaaaaagaagaatccCACTCCGGAGACGGAGCTGCCTCAAACGGTCAATCCATGA